DNA sequence from the Stenotrophomonas sp. 24(2023) genome:
GCCGCGACATCGTGGTGCCGGTGGCTACCGATGCCTGGCGCGCCGTGGCACCGCCCCCCGCGCCCGCAGCGCCTCCACCACCGCCGCCACCGCGCTGACCACCGGTGGCGGCCCTGTACCGCCACCGGTTTGGCTATATTGGGCAGGAGTGCGGCAGCGCCGGGCCCTGCCCGGCGGATCCGCCAGCCACACTGCATCCGCCTACACCGGGCATGGCCCGGTGCTACCAACGTTGACCCCATGCCCTCGATCCTGATCATCGACGACAATGCCAGCGTGGGAACCGCACTGGACGTGCTGTTCTCGCTGCACGACATCGACACCGTGCACGCCAGCACGCCGGCCGAAGGGCTGGCCGCACTCCAGGCACAGCCGGTGGACCTGGTGATCCAGGACATGAATTTCAGCGAGGACACCACCTCCGGCGAAGAAGGCGAAGCCCTGTTCGCGCAGATCCGCAGCCGCCACCCCGACCTGCCGGTGATCCTGCTGACCGCCTGGACCCACCTGAGCAGCGCGGTGGACCTGGTCAAGGCCGGTGCCGCCGACTACCTGGCCAAGCCCTGGGATGACCGCAAGCTGCTGACCACGGTCAACAACCTGCTGGAACTGTCCGAGGCCCGGCGCGAACTGGAGCAGCGCCGCCAGCGCGAGCAGCGCCAGCGCAGCGCACTGGAACACAGGTACGCGCTGTGCGGGGCGGTGTTTGCCGACCCCGCCAGTGAACGGGTGATCGCCCTGGCCTGCCAGGTCGCCCGTTCGGAACTGCCGGTACTGATCACCGGCCCCAACGGCGCCGGCAAGGAAAAGATCGCGCAGATCATCCAGGCCAACTCGCTGGTGGCCAAAGGCCCGTTCGTGGCCGTCAACTGCGGGGCCCTGCCCTCGGAACTGATCGAGGCCGAACTGTTCGGCGCCGAGGCCGGTGCCTACACCGGCGCCAACAAGGCCCGCGAAGGCAAGTTCGAAGCCGCCGACGGTGGCACGCTGTTCCTCGATGAAATCGGCAACCTCTCGCTGGGCGGGCAGATGAAGCTGCTGCGCGTGCTGGAAACCGGGCGCTTCGAGCGGCTCGGCTCCAACCGCGAGCGCCAGGTCAAGGTGCGCGTGGTCAGCGCCACCAATGCCGACCTGCCGGCGATGATCCGCGACGGCAGCTTCCGCGAAGACCTCTACTACCGCCTCAACACGGTTGAACTGGCGCTGCCACCGCTGGCCGAGCGCGCCGGTGACATCGTGCCGCTGGCCGAACGCTTCCTGACGGCCGGCAAGCCGCTGTCGGCCGCCGCCATCGCGGCGCTGCAGCGCCACGCCTGGCCGGGCAACGTGCGCGAACTGCGCAATGTCATCCAGCGTGCGGAACTGCTGGCCACCGGCGAGCGCATCGAAGTGGGCGACCTGAACCTGCCGCGTGCACCGGCGGCACCGCGCCCGGCCCCGAGCGCCGGCAATGATCCGGACCGCGAGCGCATCGAACAGGTACTGGCCCGCAACCACGGCATCATTGCCCAGGCCGCCGCCGAACTCGGACTGAGCCGGCAGGCGCTGTACCGGCGCATGGACCGCCACGGCATTCCCCGCGAATGAAGCGCAGTTCCTTCACCGCCCGCCTGTTCCTGCGCCTGCTGCCGGTGCTGGCGCTGGCCGCCGCATTGCCGTGGCTGCTCGCCTTCTGGCTGGACCATGGCTGGGTGGTGACGGCGCTGTCGACGCTGGTCCTGCTGTCGTTGATGTGGTGGAGCCTGCGCCGCGCCACCGCCCCGGTGCGCTCGCTGCTGCGCGCCCTGGCCGGCACCACCAGCAGTTACCGCGACGGCGAATACAACTTCGGCGTGCACTGGCCCGGCAATGACGAACTGGGCGACCTGGTGCAGGCCCACCGCGAACTGGGCGACGTGCTGCGTGCACAGCGCCAGGGCCTGGTGCAGCGCGAACTGCTGCTGGACACCATGGTGCAGAACACGCCCGTGGCGATGCTGCTGGTCGCCTCCGGCGGCGATGGCATTCCCCGCGTGGTGTTTTCCAACCTGGCCGCGCGCAAGCTGCTGCACGGTGGCTGGAAGCTGGAGGGCCAACGCCTGGAGGACCTGCTGGAGCAGGTGCCGGTCGAGCTGCGCGATGCGATCGCGCGCGGCGGTGACAGCCTGTTCTCGGTACGTGGCGAAGGCGAGGAGGGCGACGAGGATGACGAGCAGGTCTACCACCTCTCGCGCCGCGCGTTCCAGCTCAACGGCCGTCCGCATGACCTGCTGCTGGTACGCCTGCTGACCGCCGAGCTGCGCCGGCAGGAAGTGCAGACCTGGAAGAAGGTGATCCGGGTCATCAGCCATGAATTGAACAACTCACTGGCGCCCATCGCCTCGCTGGCCCATTCCGGGGGGGAGCTGGTCAAGCGCGAGCGTTACGACCGCCTGCCGGAGATCTTCAGCACGGTGGAAGACCGTGCGCGCCACCTGGAGGGCTTCATCCGGGGCTACGCGCGCTTTGCCAAGCTGCCGCATCCGCAGCTGCAGACAGTGCACTGGGCCCCCTTCCTGTCCAGCCTGCGGCAGCAGATTCCATTCGGCATGCCACAGGAGCCGGATGAGGAACTGTGCAGCCGCATCGATATCGCCCAGTTCGGCCAGGCGCTGCTGAACCTGTTGAAGAACGCCCATGAGGCGTGCGCGGAGGCGGACCCACCGAACGAGGATGTGCAGGTACAGCTGACGCGGTTGCCGCAGTGGCTGCGGCTGGACGTGCTCGACCGTGGCAAGGGCATGAACGAGCAGGTGCTGCAGAACGCATTGATGCCGTTCTATTCCACCAAGCGCAATGGCACGGGGCTGGGGCTGGCGTTGACGCGGGAGATCGTGGAAGCGCACGGCGGGCGCATTTCGCTGCAGAACCGCAGCGATGGTGGATTGTGCGTGTCGATCCTGCTGCCCGCGTGAGCACCGCGTTGCTGCGGTAGCGCATCAATCAACGGCATCCACGCATGGCGTGGATCTACCGGAAGCAGCGCTTTGTAGATCCACGCCATGCGTGGATGGCTTTGCCAACGCATCAAGCAACCGCATCCACGCACGGCGTGGATCTACAGAAGGCCACCGGGATCGCCCTGAAGGGCACGCTGCATCACCACCCGCAGGTGCATCGGGAAGCCCAGCGCGGCTTCTTCGGCCATCACCGCCTGCATTCCCGCCCTCCACCGGGCAGGTGGCACCACGATGAATCCTTCGCTGGCATAGAAGGCGGCATTCCATGGCACGTCCGACAGGGTGGTCAGCACGGCGCTGCCGTAGCCCTGCCCTGCCGCGCTGGCCAGCGCATGGCGCAGCAGCGCACGGCCAAGGCCGCGCCGGGCATGCCGGGGATCGACGTCCATCTGCAGGACATGGAACCGGCGCTCCAGCTCGCCGCCAAGCAGGTAACCGGCAAGGTCACCGCCCTCGGCCTCCACCACCCAGAGCTGCCGCCGCTGCAGGCCCGCCCGCAGCGTGTCCTGGTCCAGGCCGTGGCCGGCAAACACCGGGTAGGCTTCATGACCGCGCAACCGTTCGCCCGCGCGCTGCTCGATGCCGGGCAGCGCCGCCAGTTCGTCGGCGCGTGCCAGGCGTGGCTCAGGGCTTCCTGACCGGACGGCGCCAGCCATCGATGGTTTCCTGTCGTGCACGTGCAAGCGTCAGCTTGCCATCCGGCGCCGTGCGGGTGATGACCGAGCCGGCCGCGATGGTCGCCCCTTCGCCGATCAGTACCGGTGCCACCAGCGAACTGTTGGAACCGATGAAGGCGTTGTCACCGATGGTGGTGGTCGACTTGTTCACCCCGTCGTAGTTGCAGGTGATGGTGCCGGCGCCGATGTTCACACCGCTGCCGATCACCGCATCGCCCAGGTAGGCCAGGTGGTTGGCCTTGCTGGCCACGCCCAGGCTGACCTTCTTGGTTTCCACGAAGTTGCCCACGTGCACACCATCGGCCAGCACGGTGCCCTCGCGCAGGCGCGCGAACGGCCCGATCTGCGCAGCGCCCTCGCTGACCACGCCTTCGATGTCGCAGTGCGCACGCACCTGCGTGCCGGGGCCCAGGCGTACATCCTTGAGGCGGGTGAACGGCCCGATGGTCACGCCATCGGCCAGCTCGACGCGGCCTTCCAGGATGACGTTCACATCGATCAGCACGTCGCTGCCGACGGTGACCTGGCCGCGGACATCCAGCCGTTCCGGATCGAGCACGCGTGCGCCCTGCGCGCACAGGGCCCGGACGGCGCGGCGCTGCCAGGCGCGTTCGAGCTGGGCCAGCTGCCAGGGATCATTCGCACCTTCGGCGTCCTGGGCATCCGCGACGATGGCCATTTCCGCCGGGGTGTATTCGCGCGCGGCGAAGGCGAAGACATCGGTCAGGTAATACTCGCCCTGCGCGTTGGCGTTGGACAGCTGCGACAGCCAGCGCCGCAGCGCGGTCGATTCAGCGGTGATGATGCCGGTATTGATGGTGCGGATGCGCCGCTGTTCCTCGTCGGCATCCTTCTGTTCGACGATGGCCGCCACCCGGCCTTCGGCATCGCGCAGGATGCGGCCATAACCGGTGGGGTCGGCAACCTCGGCCACCAGCACCGCCAGCCGGCCCGGCTGCGCCAGCAGATCGCGCAGGGTCTGCGCGCGGATCAGCGGCACGTCGCCGTACAGCACCAGCACCTGGGCGGCATCGGGCACGTCGGGCATCGCCTGCGCCACCGCATGGCCGGTGCCCAGCTGCTGCGCCTGCTCGGCCCACAGCAGGTCGGGCTGGTTGGCGAAGTGCTGGCGCACGGCCTGCCCGCCATGGCCATGCACCACGTGGATGGCATCGGGCTGCAGTTCACGGGCCGTGGCGATCACATGCGCCAGCATCGGCTGCCCGGCAATGGGCTGCAGCACCTTGGGCAGCACCGATTTCATGCGCTTGCCGGCACCAGCGGCCAGGATGATCACGTGCAGGGGTTGGCTCATGGGGCGACAGTCCGTGGTTCGTTGCCTGCGATTCTAGAACGCGGGCCGTTAACATGGAGGCCCGTGTTCCCTTCCCCCCGCATGAGCCTCCTCCGCCAGGGCAGCGCCTACATCGTCATCGGGCTGGTGCAGCTGCTGCTGGACTGGCTGGTGTTCGTCGCCACCACCGCGGTGGGCCTGCCGGTAGTGCCAGCCAACATTGCCGGACGCCTGGCCGGCATGCTGCTGGGCTTCTGGCTCAATGGCCGCTATACGTTCGCCACCGGCGCGGGACAGCGGCTGGGCTGGCGCCGTTTCGCCCGCTTCTTCACGCTGTGGCTGCTGCTGACGGCCGCCAGTACCGTGCTGGTGTCCACCGCCGATCACGCGCTGGGGCTGCGCTATGCCTGGCTGGCCAAGCCGGTGGTCGAGGGCGGGCTGGCGGTGGTGTCGTTCCTGCTGATGCGCTACGTGGTGTACCGCTGAGCACGGCGGGACAGCGCTAGCGCGGATTCCCCCGTTGCACTGGGCACACAAACAAAAACGCCGGCACGGGGCCGGCGTTTCTGCGGGAGGGCTGCAGAACCTCAGTGCTTGAGGGTCTTGCGCAGGCGCTCCAGTGCCTGCAGCTGGACGACGGCTTCGGCCAGCTTCTGCTGGGCTTCGGCCACTTCCATCGCTTCACCACGGTTGGCCAGGATGCGCTCGGCTTCTTCCTTGGCCTTGCGGACCGAGGCTTCGTCGATGTCCTGCGCGCGGATCGCGGTGTCGGCCAGCACGGTCACCACCTGCGGCTGCACTTCCAGGATGCCGCCGGAAATGGCGAAATCCAGCTGCTCGCCGTTCGGCGTGGTCACCACCACCTTGCCCGGCTTCAGGCGGGTGATCAGCGGCGCGTGCTTGGGCGCGATGCCCAGTTCGCCCAGCTCACCGGTGGCCACGACCAGGGTCGCTTCGCCACGGAAGATTTCCTGCTCGGCGCTGACGATGTCGCAACGGATCGTGCTCATGCAAATCTCTTCGCTGTTCGCGGCGGCGCAATGCCACCGTGGGGGTCCACCGGCGCGGGCGGTTGCCCGGCGCCGGCGTCAGGTCGGGCAGGATCGCTCCCGCCCGTCCCGGATCAGGCCTTCTCGGCCATCTTCTTGGCCTTCTCGACCGCTTCTTCGATGCCGCCGACCATGTAGAACGCCTGCTCCGGCAGATGGTCGTACTCGCCATCGACGATGGCCTTGAAGCCACGGATGGTGTCCTTCAGCGGCACGTACTTGCCCGGCGAACCGGTGAACACTTCGGCCACGTGGAACGGCTGGCTGAAGAAGCGCTCGATCTTGCGGGCGCGCGACACGGCCTGCTTGTCTTCTTCGGACAGTTCGTCCATGCCCAGGATGGCGATGATGTCCTTCAGTTCCTTGTACTTCTGCAGGGTCTGCTGGACGCGCTGGGCGGTGTCGTAGTGCTCGTGGCCGATGACCAGCGGGTCCATCTGGCGGCTAGTGGAGTCCAGCGGATCGACGGCCGGGTAGATACCCAGCGAGGCGATCGAACGCGACAGGGTGACGGTCGAGTCCAGGTGGGCGAAGGTGGTCGCCGGCGACGGGTCGGTCAGGTCGTCCGCGGGAACGTAGACGGCCTGGATCGAGGTGATCGAACCGTTCTTGGTCGAGGTGATGCGTTCCTGCAGGACGCCCATTTCCTCGGCCAGGGTCGGCTGGTAACCCACGGCCGACGGCATACGGCCCAGCAGCGCCGACACTTCGGTACCGGCCAGGGTGTAGCGGTAGATGTTGTCGACGAACAGCAGGACGTCCTTGCCCTTGCCGTTTTCGTCCTTCTCGTCGCGGAAGTACTCGGCCATGGTCAGGCCGGTCAGGGCGACGCGCAGACGGTTGCCCGGCGGCTCGTTCATCTGGCCGTACACCATCGCCACCTTGTCCAGGACGTTGGAGTCCTTCATTTCGTGGTAGAAGTCGTTGCCCTCACGGGTACGCTCACCCACGCCGGCGAACACGGACAGACCGCTGTGCGCCTTGGCGATGTTGTTGATCAGTTCCATCATGTTGACGGTCTTGCCGACGCCGGCGCCGCCGAACAGGCCGACCTTGCCGCCCTTGGCGAACGGGCACATCAGGTCGATGACCTTGATGCCGGTTTCCAGCAGTTCGGTCGCCGGGGACTGGTCTTCGTACGACGGGGCCGCACGGTGGATTTCCCAGCTGTCGCTGGCGGCCACCGGGCCGGCTTCGTCGATCGGGCGACCCAGCACGTCCATGATGCGGCCCAGGGTGCCGGCGCCGACCGGCACGGAGATGCCGCGGTCGGTGTTGACGGCCACCAGGTTGCGCTTCAGGCCGTCGGTGGAACCGAGGGCGATGGTACGCACCACGCCGTCGCCCAGCTGCTGCTGGACTTCGAGGGTGATTTCGGTGTTTTCGACCTTCAGTGCGTCGTACACCTTCGGCACCGACTCACGCGGGAATTCGACGTCGACGACCGCGCCGATGATCTGAACGATCTTGCCCTGACTCATTGCTGCATCCTCTAAATGTGTGCTTTGAACGAACGCGGTCAGACTGCTGCCGCGCCGCCGACGATTTCGGAGATTTCCTGGGTGATCGCTGCCTGGCGCGCCTTGTTGTAGACGAGCTGCAGGGTACCGATCAGCTTGTTGGCGTTGTCGCTCGCCGCCTTCATCGCGACCATGCGTGCGGCATGTTCGGAGGCGACGTTTTCCAGCAGTGCCTGGTACACCAGCGACTCGATGTAACGCGTCATCACGTGCTCGAGCACGGTCGCGGCATCGGGTTCGTACAGGTAATCCCAGTCGTGGTGCGCGACCTGCTTCTCAGCCGCCGGCAGCGGCAGCAGCTGATCGAAGCTGGCCTTCTGCGTCATGGTGTTCACGAAGCGGTTGTAGACCAGGTACACGCGGTCGACCTTGCCTTCGGTGAAGGCGTCGAGCATGACCTTGATCACACCGATCAGCGATTCCAGCTTCGGCACGTCGCCGATGTGGGTCACGCTGCCGACCATGTTGACCTTCACGCGGCGGAAGAAGGTCGATGCCTTCTGGCCGATGGTCACCAGGTCCACTTCGGCACCCTTGTCCTGCCATGCCTTGGCTTCGCCCAGCATCTTGCGGAACAGGTTGTTGTTCAGGCCGCCGGCCAGGCCGCGATCGGAGGAGATCACGATGAACCCGACCCGCTTGACCTGCTCACGCTCGACCAGGAACGGATGCTGGTAATCGGTGCTGGCCTGGGCCAGGTGTCCGATCACCTGCTTCATCGCCTGCGCGTACGGACGCGAGGTCTTCATCCGATCCTGCGCCTTGCGGATCTTGGAGGCCGAGACCATTTCCAGGGCGCGCGTCACCTTGCGGGTGTTCTGCACGCTCTTGATCTTGGTTTTGATTTCGCGTCCGCTTGCCATCTCTTGTTTCCCGTGGCGCGGGGCATCGCCCCGCGTTGTTCAACGGTAGAGCGGGGCCAGGCCCCGCTCCACATGCCGTTACCAGCTGCCGGTGGTCTTGAACTCGGCGATGCCCTTCTTGAAGGCACCTTCGATGTCGTTGTCCCAACCGCCGGTGGCGTTGACCTTGCTGACCAGCTCGCCCTGGGTGTTGGCGAAGTGGGCGTGCAGGCCTTCTTCGAACGCCAGCAGCTTGCTGACCGGCACGTCGTCGAGGTAACCCTCGTTGACGGCGTAGATCGACAGCGCCTGGTTGGCGATGGACATCGGCGCGTACTGCTTCTGCTTCATCAACTCGGTGACGCGCTGGCCACGCTCCAGCTGCTTGCGGGTCGCTTCGTCCAGGTCCGAGGCGAACTGCGCGAACGCCGCCAGCTCACGGTACTGGGCCAGCGAGATACGGATGCCGCCGGACAGCTTCTTGATGATCTTGGTCTGGGCCGAGCCGCCGACGCGCGACACCGAGATACCGGCGTTCACGGCCGGGCGGATGCCGGCGTTGAACAGGTCGGTTTCCAGGAAGATCTGGCCGTCGGTGATCGAGATCACGTTGGTCGGAACGAAGGCGGACACGTCGCCGGCCTGGGTTTCGATGATCGGCAGCGCGGTCAGCGAACCGGTCTTGCCGGTGACCTTGCCTTCGGTGAACTTCTCCACGTATTCCTCGGACACGCGGGCAGCGCGTTCCAGCAGGCGGGAGTGCAGGTAGAACACGTCACCCGGGTAGGCTTCACGGCCCGGCGGGCGCTTCAGCAGCAGCGAGATCTGGCGGTAGGCGACGGCCTGCTTGGACAGATCGTCGTACACGATCAGCGCGTCTTCGCCGCGGTCCATGAAGTACTCACCCATGGTGCAGCCCGAGTAGGCGCTGATGTACTGCATGGCAGCCGATTCGGACGCGGTCGCGGCCACCACGATGGTGTGGGCCAGCGCGCCGTTCTCTTCCAGCTTGCGCACGATGTTGGCGATGGTCGAAGCCTTCTGGCCGATCGCCACGTACACGCACTTGATGCCGGTGCCCTTCTGGTTGATCACCGCATCGATCGCCATCGCGGTCTTGCCGGTCTGGCGGTCACCGATGATCAGCTCGCGCTGGCCACGGCCAATCGGGATCATCGAGTCGACCGACTTGTAACCGGTCTGCACCGGCTGGTCGACCGACTTGCGCCAGATCACGCCCGGGGCAACGCGCTCCACCGGAGCGGTCAGGTCGGTGCCCAGCGGGCCCTTGCCGTCGATCGGCTCGCCCAGCGCGTTCACCACGCGGCCCAGCAGTTCCGGACCGACCGGCACTTCCAGGATGCGGCCGGTGGTCTTGGCGACATCGCCTTCGCGCAGGTGCTCGTAGTCACCCAGGACCACGGCGCCGACCGAGTCGCGCTCCAGGTTCAGGGCCAGGGCGAAGGTGTTGTTCGGCAGTTCGATCATTTCGCCCTGCATCACGTCGGCCAGACCGAAGATGCGCACGATGCCGTCGGACACGCTGGTCACGGTGCCTTCGTTGCGCGAT
Encoded proteins:
- a CDS encoding sigma-54 dependent transcriptional regulator, with the protein product MPSILIIDDNASVGTALDVLFSLHDIDTVHASTPAEGLAALQAQPVDLVIQDMNFSEDTTSGEEGEALFAQIRSRHPDLPVILLTAWTHLSSAVDLVKAGAADYLAKPWDDRKLLTTVNNLLELSEARRELEQRRQREQRQRSALEHRYALCGAVFADPASERVIALACQVARSELPVLITGPNGAGKEKIAQIIQANSLVAKGPFVAVNCGALPSELIEAELFGAEAGAYTGANKAREGKFEAADGGTLFLDEIGNLSLGGQMKLLRVLETGRFERLGSNRERQVKVRVVSATNADLPAMIRDGSFREDLYYRLNTVELALPPLAERAGDIVPLAERFLTAGKPLSAAAIAALQRHAWPGNVRELRNVIQRAELLATGERIEVGDLNLPRAPAAPRPAPSAGNDPDRERIEQVLARNHGIIAQAAAELGLSRQALYRRMDRHGIPRE
- a CDS encoding ATP-binding protein codes for the protein MKRSSFTARLFLRLLPVLALAAALPWLLAFWLDHGWVVTALSTLVLLSLMWWSLRRATAPVRSLLRALAGTTSSYRDGEYNFGVHWPGNDELGDLVQAHRELGDVLRAQRQGLVQRELLLDTMVQNTPVAMLLVASGGDGIPRVVFSNLAARKLLHGGWKLEGQRLEDLLEQVPVELRDAIARGGDSLFSVRGEGEEGDEDDEQVYHLSRRAFQLNGRPHDLLLVRLLTAELRRQEVQTWKKVIRVISHELNNSLAPIASLAHSGGELVKRERYDRLPEIFSTVEDRARHLEGFIRGYARFAKLPHPQLQTVHWAPFLSSLRQQIPFGMPQEPDEELCSRIDIAQFGQALLNLLKNAHEACAEADPPNEDVQVQLTRLPQWLRLDVLDRGKGMNEQVLQNALMPFYSTKRNGTGLGLALTREIVEAHGGRISLQNRSDGGLCVSILLPA
- a CDS encoding GNAT family N-acetyltransferase; translated protein: MAGAVRSGSPEPRLARADELAALPGIEQRAGERLRGHEAYPVFAGHGLDQDTLRAGLQRRQLWVVEAEGGDLAGYLLGGELERRFHVLQMDVDPRHARRGLGRALLRHALASAAGQGYGSAVLTTLSDVPWNAAFYASEGFIVVPPARWRAGMQAVMAEEAALGFPMHLRVVMQRALQGDPGGLL
- the glmU gene encoding bifunctional UDP-N-acetylglucosamine diphosphorylase/glucosamine-1-phosphate N-acetyltransferase GlmU encodes the protein MSQPLHVIILAAGAGKRMKSVLPKVLQPIAGQPMLAHVIATARELQPDAIHVVHGHGGQAVRQHFANQPDLLWAEQAQQLGTGHAVAQAMPDVPDAAQVLVLYGDVPLIRAQTLRDLLAQPGRLAVLVAEVADPTGYGRILRDAEGRVAAIVEQKDADEEQRRIRTINTGIITAESTALRRWLSQLSNANAQGEYYLTDVFAFAAREYTPAEMAIVADAQDAEGANDPWQLAQLERAWQRRAVRALCAQGARVLDPERLDVRGQVTVGSDVLIDVNVILEGRVELADGVTIGPFTRLKDVRLGPGTQVRAHCDIEGVVSEGAAQIGPFARLREGTVLADGVHVGNFVETKKVSLGVASKANHLAYLGDAVIGSGVNIGAGTITCNYDGVNKSTTTIGDNAFIGSNSSLVAPVLIGEGATIAAGSVITRTAPDGKLTLARARQETIDGWRRPVRKP
- a CDS encoding GtrA family protein produces the protein MSLLRQGSAYIVIGLVQLLLDWLVFVATTAVGLPVVPANIAGRLAGMLLGFWLNGRYTFATGAGQRLGWRRFARFFTLWLLLTAASTVLVSTADHALGLRYAWLAKPVVEGGLAVVSFLLMRYVVYR
- a CDS encoding F0F1 ATP synthase subunit epsilon, coding for MSTIRCDIVSAEQEIFRGEATLVVATGELGELGIAPKHAPLITRLKPGKVVVTTPNGEQLDFAISGGILEVQPQVVTVLADTAIRAQDIDEASVRKAKEEAERILANRGEAMEVAEAQQKLAEAVVQLQALERLRKTLKH
- the atpD gene encoding F0F1 ATP synthase subunit beta encodes the protein MSQGKIVQIIGAVVDVEFPRESVPKVYDALKVENTEITLEVQQQLGDGVVRTIALGSTDGLKRNLVAVNTDRGISVPVGAGTLGRIMDVLGRPIDEAGPVAASDSWEIHRAAPSYEDQSPATELLETGIKVIDLMCPFAKGGKVGLFGGAGVGKTVNMMELINNIAKAHSGLSVFAGVGERTREGNDFYHEMKDSNVLDKVAMVYGQMNEPPGNRLRVALTGLTMAEYFRDEKDENGKGKDVLLFVDNIYRYTLAGTEVSALLGRMPSAVGYQPTLAEEMGVLQERITSTKNGSITSIQAVYVPADDLTDPSPATTFAHLDSTVTLSRSIASLGIYPAVDPLDSTSRQMDPLVIGHEHYDTAQRVQQTLQKYKELKDIIAILGMDELSEEDKQAVSRARKIERFFSQPFHVAEVFTGSPGKYVPLKDTIRGFKAIVDGEYDHLPEQAFYMVGGIEEAVEKAKKMAEKA
- the atpG gene encoding F0F1 ATP synthase subunit gamma, whose product is MASGREIKTKIKSVQNTRKVTRALEMVSASKIRKAQDRMKTSRPYAQAMKQVIGHLAQASTDYQHPFLVEREQVKRVGFIVISSDRGLAGGLNNNLFRKMLGEAKAWQDKGAEVDLVTIGQKASTFFRRVKVNMVGSVTHIGDVPKLESLIGVIKVMLDAFTEGKVDRVYLVYNRFVNTMTQKASFDQLLPLPAAEKQVAHHDWDYLYEPDAATVLEHVMTRYIESLVYQALLENVASEHAARMVAMKAASDNANKLIGTLQLVYNKARQAAITQEISEIVGGAAAV
- the atpA gene encoding F0F1 ATP synthase subunit alpha — encoded protein: MATTLNPSEISELIKNRIEKVKLAAESRNEGTVTSVSDGIVRIFGLADVMQGEMIELPNNTFALALNLERDSVGAVVLGDYEHLREGDVAKTTGRILEVPVGPELLGRVVNALGEPIDGKGPLGTDLTAPVERVAPGVIWRKSVDQPVQTGYKSVDSMIPIGRGQRELIIGDRQTGKTAMAIDAVINQKGTGIKCVYVAIGQKASTIANIVRKLEENGALAHTIVVAATASESAAMQYISAYSGCTMGEYFMDRGEDALIVYDDLSKQAVAYRQISLLLKRPPGREAYPGDVFYLHSRLLERAARVSEEYVEKFTEGKVTGKTGSLTALPIIETQAGDVSAFVPTNVISITDGQIFLETDLFNAGIRPAVNAGISVSRVGGSAQTKIIKKLSGGIRISLAQYRELAAFAQFASDLDEATRKQLERGQRVTELMKQKQYAPMSIANQALSIYAVNEGYLDDVPVSKLLAFEEGLHAHFANTQGELVSKVNATGGWDNDIEGAFKKGIAEFKTTGSW